A single window of Usitatibacter rugosus DNA harbors:
- the glgA gene encoding glycogen synthase GlgA, with protein sequence MAERVLFVTSECAPWSKTGGLADVSSSLPYALRELGLDVRVLVPAYSSTPPAPAAPIAVMPPSAGLPGASLAEATLPNGVPALLLQSPSLYARPGGPYQTETGSDWPDNAKRFAQLARAAAWLASEESDTPWRPTVVHANDWQASMAPVYLRHSGSKTAARSVVTIHNLAFQGLFDADVVAAIGLPPEAFASSLEYYGRCSFLKGGLVTADAITTVSPTYAAEIQTEAEGMGMAGILRSRARNLHGIVNGIDTAAWDPSKDSFLARTFDADRLDAKRENTAALRERMGLPASDGPLLGMVSRLAKQKGTDLVLAIAPALESLGAQVVFLGAGDADLEEAIRALVASRPSFAAAHVGFDESLAHQIEAGADLFLMPSRFEPCGMNQMYSQRYGTVPVVRSTGGLVDTVVPYDAATGKGTGFAFRDPTPDALLACITQALEIFKSRDAWRTIQRAGMARDFSWNASARRYADLYSSLHE encoded by the coding sequence ATGGCAGAGCGCGTCCTTTTCGTCACTTCCGAGTGCGCACCGTGGAGTAAGACCGGTGGCCTCGCCGATGTTTCCTCTTCATTGCCGTACGCACTGCGCGAGCTGGGACTGGACGTGCGTGTGCTGGTGCCGGCGTACTCGTCCACGCCCCCCGCACCTGCGGCCCCGATCGCGGTGATGCCTCCCTCGGCCGGCCTGCCCGGTGCGAGCCTCGCCGAAGCGACGCTCCCCAACGGCGTTCCCGCCTTGCTGCTGCAAAGCCCCTCGCTCTACGCGCGGCCGGGCGGGCCGTATCAAACCGAAACCGGCTCGGATTGGCCCGACAACGCGAAGCGATTTGCACAGCTTGCCCGCGCCGCTGCATGGCTTGCATCGGAGGAATCCGACACGCCGTGGCGCCCAACGGTGGTGCATGCCAACGATTGGCAGGCTTCGATGGCGCCGGTTTACCTGCGGCATTCGGGCTCGAAGACGGCCGCCAGGAGCGTGGTCACCATCCACAACCTGGCGTTCCAGGGGCTCTTCGATGCCGACGTGGTCGCGGCGATCGGGTTGCCTCCGGAGGCGTTCGCGAGCTCGCTGGAGTACTACGGCCGCTGCTCGTTCCTGAAGGGCGGGCTCGTGACGGCCGACGCGATCACGACGGTGAGCCCGACGTACGCCGCGGAGATCCAGACCGAGGCGGAGGGCATGGGGATGGCGGGCATTCTCCGGAGCCGCGCGCGGAACCTGCACGGCATCGTGAACGGGATCGACACCGCGGCCTGGGATCCTTCGAAGGACTCTTTCCTGGCGCGCACCTTCGATGCGGATCGTCTCGACGCCAAGCGCGAGAACACCGCGGCGCTTCGTGAACGGATGGGCCTGCCGGCTTCCGACGGGCCGCTGCTCGGCATGGTGAGCCGGCTCGCCAAGCAGAAAGGCACCGACCTCGTGCTCGCGATCGCGCCGGCGCTGGAGTCGCTCGGTGCGCAGGTCGTGTTCCTGGGTGCGGGGGACGCGGATCTCGAAGAGGCTATCCGCGCGCTCGTGGCCTCGCGGCCTTCCTTCGCCGCGGCGCACGTGGGGTTCGACGAATCGCTCGCCCACCAGATCGAGGCGGGTGCGGATCTCTTCCTCATGCCGTCGCGCTTCGAGCCCTGCGGCATGAACCAGATGTACAGCCAGCGCTATGGGACGGTGCCCGTCGTCCGTTCCACGGGCGGCCTGGTTGATACGGTTGTTCCCTACGATGCGGCGACGGGGAAAGGCACGGGCTTCGCCTTTCGCGATCCCACGCCCGACGCATTGCTCGCGTGCATCACGCAGGCGCTGGAGATCTTCAAGTCACGCGATGCCTGGAGGACGATCCAGCGCGCCGGCATGGCGCGCGACTTCTCGTGGAACGCGAGCGCCCGGCGCTACGCCGACCTCTATTCGTCACTGCATGAATAA
- a CDS encoding HAD family hydrolase, whose translation MRFAALAVDFDGTLAREGVVPPELLAALERVKASGRRVVLVTGRDLDELIGIFPSITLFDRVVAENGALLYRPATGEREQLGPEPGEAFVEALRARGVTPLAVGRSIVATVQPYEKEVLETIRDLGLERQVIFNKGAVMVLPSGVNKATGLAVALAELKLSPRNVVAMGDGENDHAMLEMAELGVAVSNAIPTLREAAHRVTTGSDHEGVMEVVADLLASDLDTPTRRPGRSMLLGRSVEGRDVCVPAMGSSVLIAGESRAESVGFAHRLLERIRAQGYQCCVLDTTGEHRELKDAVVLGSIESPPEARAIVEALESPEVAVVADLRALEEKARGTWLADFAARMAELRRTRCRPHRLVIDDAHDLLASGDELPEGLLSVDAIHVTTDPAGLAVDLLETVDSVIELTDEGITYRSADDETRIVLEPRSEAVSRVTPPSTVARLAASPPAAPSH comes from the coding sequence ATGCGATTCGCAGCCCTCGCCGTCGATTTCGACGGCACCCTTGCCCGCGAAGGTGTGGTCCCGCCGGAACTGCTCGCGGCACTGGAGCGCGTGAAGGCTTCCGGCCGCCGCGTGGTACTCGTCACGGGCCGTGATCTCGACGAGTTGATCGGCATTTTCCCCTCCATCACCCTCTTCGACCGCGTGGTGGCCGAGAACGGCGCCCTGCTCTATCGGCCTGCCACCGGCGAGCGCGAGCAGCTGGGGCCGGAGCCCGGCGAGGCCTTCGTCGAGGCGTTGCGTGCGCGCGGCGTGACGCCGCTTGCCGTCGGCCGTTCGATCGTCGCGACGGTGCAGCCCTATGAGAAGGAAGTCCTCGAGACGATCCGCGACCTGGGTCTCGAGCGGCAGGTGATCTTCAACAAGGGCGCCGTGATGGTGCTGCCCTCGGGCGTCAACAAGGCGACGGGGCTCGCGGTCGCGCTGGCGGAGCTCAAGCTTTCGCCGCGCAACGTCGTCGCCATGGGGGATGGCGAGAACGACCACGCCATGCTGGAGATGGCCGAGCTGGGCGTCGCGGTTTCGAACGCCATCCCGACGCTGCGCGAAGCGGCGCACCGCGTCACGACCGGATCGGACCATGAAGGCGTGATGGAGGTGGTCGCGGATCTCCTCGCTTCCGATCTCGATACACCGACGCGCCGTCCCGGCCGCTCCATGCTGCTCGGGCGCTCCGTCGAGGGGCGCGATGTGTGCGTGCCCGCCATGGGCTCGTCGGTGCTGATCGCCGGCGAATCACGCGCGGAAAGCGTGGGTTTCGCGCACCGGTTGCTGGAGCGCATTCGCGCGCAGGGCTACCAGTGCTGCGTGCTCGATACGACGGGCGAGCACCGCGAGCTCAAGGACGCGGTCGTCCTCGGCAGCATCGAATCACCGCCCGAAGCCCGCGCTATCGTGGAAGCGCTCGAATCACCGGAAGTCGCGGTGGTGGCCGATCTTCGTGCGCTGGAGGAAAAGGCGCGCGGCACCTGGCTCGCCGACTTCGCTGCCCGCATGGCGGAGCTTCGCCGCACGCGCTGCCGCCCGCACCGCCTCGTGATCGACGATGCGCACGATCTCCTCGCCTCGGGGGATGAGTTGCCCGAAGGCCTGCTTTCGGTGGATGCGATCCACGTCACCACCGATCCCGCGGGCCTCGCCGTCGATCTCCTCGAGACGGTGGACTCGGTCATCGAGCTGACGGACGAGGGCATCACGTACCGCTCCGCCGACGACGAGACGCGCATCGTGCTCGAGCCGCGTTCCGAGGCCGTGTCGCGCGTCACGCCGCCCAGCACCGTGGCGCGGCTGGCCGCCTCGCCTCCCGCCGCACCGTCGCACTGA
- a CDS encoding ROK family protein translates to MAKKRNAYIGIDIGGTKSLFALFDEKFARIAEVKQMTHAAKGGRGAFRAMVRESVGELLQVAKRHKRIVPAIGVGCAGIVEPGSGKIRVSPNAVFLRGFSFAEALAPLTDARVCVLNDVQAGLYGELELGAARKARHAIGIFIGTGIGGALAVDGRIYTGAGGVAGDIGNYLLHAMGPLAGSLREGVLDDVASRTAIAGDAAVLAAKRWAPKLRSIAGTDVTAIKSTHLARSIAGGDKAVEKLVRSRARVVGIALSNLVDFLNPQVLVLGGGLVEAMPSLIRNEVRKGIEAHATAVAFKDLKVRVSQLGDHAVTTGAAHLAADVISGRAPMPR, encoded by the coding sequence ATGGCCAAGAAAAGAAACGCCTACATCGGCATCGATATCGGCGGTACCAAGAGTTTGTTCGCTTTGTTCGATGAAAAGTTCGCACGAATCGCCGAAGTGAAGCAAATGACGCACGCCGCGAAGGGCGGGCGCGGCGCATTCCGGGCGATGGTGCGCGAATCGGTCGGCGAGCTGCTGCAGGTCGCCAAGCGGCACAAGCGAATCGTTCCTGCTATCGGCGTGGGGTGCGCGGGCATCGTCGAGCCCGGCAGCGGAAAGATCCGCGTCTCGCCCAACGCCGTGTTCCTGCGGGGTTTCTCGTTCGCCGAGGCACTCGCTCCGCTCACCGATGCGCGGGTCTGCGTCCTGAACGACGTGCAGGCCGGCCTCTACGGCGAGCTCGAGTTGGGAGCCGCACGCAAGGCGCGCCACGCGATCGGCATCTTCATCGGCACGGGCATCGGCGGTGCGCTGGCCGTGGACGGAAGAATCTACACAGGCGCGGGCGGCGTGGCCGGCGATATCGGCAACTATCTCCTGCACGCCATGGGTCCGCTCGCCGGCTCGCTTCGCGAAGGCGTGCTGGACGACGTCGCGAGCCGCACCGCCATCGCGGGTGATGCGGCCGTGCTCGCGGCCAAGCGCTGGGCGCCGAAGCTGCGATCGATTGCCGGCACCGATGTCACGGCCATCAAGAGCACGCACCTGGCGAGATCGATCGCGGGCGGCGACAAGGCGGTGGAGAAGCTCGTGCGCAGCCGCGCACGCGTCGTGGGCATCGCGCTCTCGAACCTGGTCGACTTCCTCAACCCGCAGGTGCTGGTGCTGGGCGGCGGCCTGGTTGAGGCGATGCCGTCATTGATTCGCAATGAAGTGCGCAAGGGCATCGAAGCGCACGCCACCGCCGTCGCGTTCAAGGATCTCAAGGTGCGCGTCTCGCAGCTCGGCGATCACGCGGTGACGACAGGCGCGGCGCATCTCGCGGCCGATGTGATCTCGGGCCGCGCGCCGATGCCACGCTGA
- the glgC gene encoding glucose-1-phosphate adenylyltransferase, with product MAHLARQTLTIVLAGGRGSRLGPLTDWRAKPAVPFGGKFRIIDFALSNCLNSGIRRIGIATQYKAQSLIHHLQRGWSFLDGRFNEFIELLPAQQRITADWYRGTADAVHQNLDILRRHGPKLVLILAGDHIYKMDYARMIDEHVSRRADMTVGCVEVPVAEASAFGVMEVDDQFRVTAFREKPKDPKPMPHDPSRVLASMGIYVFGAEFLYEQLIRDAEDESSSHDFGTDIIPRLVAAKGSVWAHRLRDSSVQVTDGEPYWRDVGTIDAFWDANMELTRVTPALDLYDQDWPIWTYQEQLPPAKFVFDGSDRRGSAVDSLVSGGCIVSGSTVRQSLLFSSVRIEDYCEVEEAVILPNVEVGRGAALRRVVVDKGAKIPPKMRIGFDPVEDAKRFHVTDKGITLVTPEMLGQQLHHLK from the coding sequence ATGGCGCACCTCGCGCGCCAGACGCTCACGATCGTCCTCGCCGGCGGCCGCGGCTCGCGCCTGGGCCCCCTCACGGACTGGCGGGCCAAGCCCGCGGTTCCCTTCGGCGGCAAGTTCCGCATCATCGATTTCGCGCTCTCCAATTGCCTGAACTCCGGCATCCGCCGCATCGGCATCGCCACACAATACAAGGCCCAGAGCCTCATCCACCATCTTCAACGCGGCTGGTCGTTCCTGGACGGGCGCTTCAACGAGTTCATCGAGCTCCTCCCCGCCCAGCAGCGCATCACCGCGGACTGGTATCGCGGCACGGCCGACGCCGTGCACCAGAACCTCGACATCCTCCGCCGCCACGGGCCGAAGCTCGTGCTGATCCTCGCCGGCGACCACATCTACAAGATGGACTACGCGCGAATGATCGACGAACACGTCTCGCGCCGCGCCGACATGACGGTGGGCTGCGTCGAAGTCCCGGTGGCCGAGGCGAGCGCCTTCGGCGTCATGGAAGTGGATGACCAGTTCCGCGTCACCGCCTTCCGCGAGAAGCCGAAGGACCCGAAGCCCATGCCGCATGACCCGAGCCGCGTGCTCGCCAGCATGGGCATCTACGTCTTCGGCGCGGAATTCCTCTACGAGCAGCTGATCCGCGATGCCGAGGACGAATCGTCGTCGCACGACTTCGGCACCGACATCATCCCGCGCCTCGTCGCCGCGAAAGGCAGCGTGTGGGCGCACCGCCTTCGCGACAGCTCCGTCCAGGTCACCGACGGCGAACCGTACTGGCGCGACGTCGGAACCATCGACGCCTTCTGGGACGCGAACATGGAATTGACGCGCGTCACGCCCGCGCTCGACCTCTACGACCAGGACTGGCCGATCTGGACCTACCAGGAGCAGCTCCCGCCGGCGAAGTTCGTCTTCGACGGAAGCGACCGGCGCGGCTCCGCGGTCGACTCCCTCGTCTCCGGCGGCTGCATCGTGAGCGGCTCCACCGTGCGGCAATCGCTCCTCTTCTCCAGCGTGCGCATCGAGGACTACTGCGAGGTCGAGGAGGCGGTGATCCTCCCGAACGTCGAAGTCGGCCGCGGCGCTGCATTGCGGCGCGTGGTCGTCGACAAGGGGGCGAAGATCCCGCCGAAGATGCGCATCGGCTTCGATCCCGTGGAGGACGCGAAGCGCTTCCACGTCACCGACAAGGGGATCACGCTCGTCACGCCCGAGATGCTGGGCCAGCAACTGCACCATTTGAAATGA
- a CDS encoding ABC1 kinase family protein translates to MKTTIKHLQRYKQIAALCWKYGRSDLVSKMGEDADLVPDPKEKEAQGEPSNDAAQLADDLEAMGPTFVKLGQVLASRPDLIPPAYIDALGRLHDRVKPFSDAEAQQIIEEELGVRISKAFSRFDPEPIAAASLGQVHRAALRDGREVVVKVQRPGITQQITDDFELLGQVGAFLEEHSEWSRRRRLAAIVEELRVSIGHELDYEREAQNLIAVGTSLQGFDLLTVPQPIVDYSTRRVLTMEYVHGTKVTALSPVARLEMNGPALADQLFQAYLHQVLVTGLFHADPHPGNVFVTQDNRLALLDLGMVGRTTPALQENLLKVLVAVSEGKGEQAAEVMVRMSQTGPDFDRSRFENRVAQLVAEQQGLSMQQINVGGTLLAATGIGADESVYVPSQLTLLAKTLLQLDEIGKVLDPEFDPNAAIRRHAATIMSERLRKQATPGNLIASVLEMKDFVAGLPGRVNRLMDTVADKELEVKVHVKEAGLMVEGLQKVANRIASGLVLAALIVGAALLMRVETSWRVLGYPGLAILCFLAAAGGGVWLLANIYIQDRESQKRTQRQ, encoded by the coding sequence ATGAAGACGACCATCAAGCATCTGCAGCGCTACAAGCAGATCGCGGCGCTCTGCTGGAAGTACGGGCGATCCGACCTCGTCAGCAAGATGGGCGAGGACGCGGATCTCGTCCCCGATCCCAAGGAAAAGGAAGCACAAGGCGAGCCGTCGAACGACGCCGCGCAACTCGCCGACGACCTGGAGGCCATGGGCCCCACGTTCGTGAAGCTGGGGCAGGTCCTCGCGAGCCGCCCCGACCTCATTCCCCCCGCCTACATCGATGCCCTCGGGCGCCTGCACGACCGCGTGAAGCCGTTCTCGGATGCCGAGGCGCAGCAGATCATCGAGGAAGAGCTCGGCGTGCGGATCTCCAAGGCGTTCTCGCGATTCGATCCCGAGCCGATCGCCGCCGCATCGCTCGGCCAGGTGCACCGCGCCGCGCTCCGCGACGGGCGCGAGGTCGTGGTCAAGGTGCAGCGCCCGGGAATCACGCAGCAGATCACCGACGACTTCGAGCTGCTGGGCCAGGTGGGCGCGTTCCTCGAGGAGCATTCGGAGTGGTCGCGCCGCCGCCGGCTCGCCGCCATCGTCGAGGAGCTGCGCGTGTCGATCGGGCACGAGCTCGATTACGAGCGCGAGGCGCAGAACCTCATCGCCGTGGGCACGAGCCTGCAGGGCTTCGACCTCCTCACCGTGCCGCAGCCGATCGTGGACTACTCCACGCGGCGCGTCCTCACGATGGAATACGTGCACGGCACGAAGGTCACCGCGTTGAGCCCCGTCGCCCGGCTCGAGATGAACGGCCCTGCCCTGGCCGACCAACTCTTCCAGGCGTACCTGCACCAGGTTCTCGTGACGGGCCTCTTCCACGCCGACCCGCATCCCGGCAACGTGTTCGTCACGCAGGACAACCGGCTCGCCCTCCTCGACCTCGGCATGGTCGGCCGCACCACACCCGCGCTGCAGGAAAACCTCCTCAAGGTGCTGGTCGCCGTGAGCGAGGGCAAGGGCGAGCAGGCCGCCGAGGTGATGGTGCGCATGAGCCAGACCGGTCCCGACTTCGATCGCAGCCGCTTCGAGAACCGCGTCGCGCAGCTCGTGGCGGAGCAACAGGGCCTCAGCATGCAGCAGATCAACGTGGGCGGAACCCTGCTCGCGGCCACCGGCATCGGCGCGGACGAGAGCGTCTACGTGCCGAGCCAGCTCACGCTGCTCGCGAAGACGCTGCTGCAGCTGGACGAGATCGGCAAGGTGCTCGATCCCGAGTTCGATCCCAATGCCGCCATCCGCCGCCACGCGGCGACCATCATGTCGGAGCGCCTGCGCAAGCAAGCGACGCCGGGCAACCTGATCGCCTCGGTGCTCGAGATGAAGGACTTCGTCGCGGGCCTGCCGGGGCGCGTGAACCGCCTCATGGACACCGTCGCGGACAAGGAGCTCGAGGTCAAGGTCCACGTGAAGGAAGCGGGACTGATGGTCGAGGGCCTGCAGAAGGTGGCCAACCGCATCGCCTCGGGCCTGGTGCTCGCCGCGCTCATCGTGGGCGCCGCGCTGCTGATGCGCGTCGAGACGAGCTGGCGTGTGCTCGGCTATCCAGGGCTCGCGATCCTGTGCTTCCTCGCGGCCGCGGGTGGTGGCGTCTGGCTGCTCGCGAACATCTACATCCAGGATCGCGAGAGCCAGAAGCGGACCCAGAGGCAGTAA
- the glgP gene encoding alpha-glucan family phosphorylase — MEVRPRLPQPLGRLEEIAGDLWYSWYRPARELFAEIDPVLWEAVSHSPRAFLRTVDESKLEHAASDTAFLEHMRSVLAAYDGYLGDARPRGAAAEWTRSAPVAYFCAEFGLHESFPMYSGGLGILAGDHCKAASDQRLPFVGVGLLYRQGYFTQRLDVEGAQQVEYHDADFEHLPITLLKREDGSEIRVPVSFPDRTLWLRLWEARVGHVRLVLMDSDFDENDEPDRDLTHRLYGGDRVHRLEQEIALGVGGARALEALGIQPAAWHINEGHAAFLIIERVRRIVAGGVPFAVALEAVAANVVFTTHTAVPAGHDRFEEAVIEGYFGGLCREMGIEPSTLLALGVSPDGPGFNMTALALRGSRSRNAVSRIHAQVTSKMLQGFWPEVDATENPIGYVTNGVHVPTFLASEWPPSAHELPDADFWSIHQRLKTRALKHIATRMRARHLRNQGSEPHLERLLRLVDFQRTDVLTIGFARRFATYKRAAMIFDDLDWARELLCDPKRPVLLLFAGKAHPADHPGQDVIRRIAEVAAMPDFEGKVLLLENYDLHLSRRLVAGVDVWLNNPVYPLEASGTSGMKAGMNGVLNLSVLDGWWGEGYEPGNGWAIRPAAPHLDAQARDREEARTLYELLQDHVIPLYYDRDGDGRSPGWIAMAKRSMATLLPKYDARRMLDEYIDHFYQSAAHAGERFAADGFAAARELSGWRSKVEGAWPGVEVRWVSALPPRVTLGDRARLEAEVRLNGLDPDDVRVEMLVERGDRGAPQPDRLSAFLRADPQPPHDGWQRYGLDYAPALCGGLSYSLRVYPFHRLLAHHFELGRTAWSST, encoded by the coding sequence GTGGAGGTTCGTCCACGCCTCCCGCAACCGTTGGGCCGGCTCGAGGAGATCGCCGGCGACCTCTGGTACAGCTGGTACCGGCCGGCGCGCGAGCTCTTCGCCGAGATCGATCCCGTGTTGTGGGAGGCGGTCAGTCACAGCCCGCGCGCTTTCCTGCGGACGGTCGACGAGTCGAAGCTCGAGCATGCCGCTTCCGATACGGCATTCCTCGAGCACATGCGCTCCGTGCTCGCCGCCTACGACGGATACCTTGGGGACGCACGGCCACGCGGCGCTGCAGCCGAGTGGACACGCTCCGCGCCCGTCGCCTACTTCTGCGCCGAGTTCGGCCTGCACGAGAGCTTCCCGATGTATTCGGGCGGCCTGGGCATCCTCGCGGGCGACCACTGCAAGGCCGCGAGCGACCAGCGGCTGCCGTTCGTGGGCGTGGGCCTGCTCTATCGCCAGGGCTACTTCACGCAGCGCCTCGATGTAGAGGGTGCCCAGCAGGTCGAATACCACGACGCCGATTTCGAGCACCTGCCGATCACGCTGCTCAAGCGCGAGGACGGCTCCGAGATCCGCGTGCCGGTGAGCTTTCCCGACCGCACGCTGTGGCTGCGGCTGTGGGAGGCGCGTGTCGGCCACGTGCGGCTCGTGCTCATGGACTCGGACTTCGACGAGAACGACGAGCCCGACCGCGACCTCACGCATCGTCTCTACGGCGGCGATCGCGTGCACCGCCTCGAACAGGAGATCGCGCTGGGCGTCGGCGGGGCTCGCGCGCTCGAGGCGCTGGGCATCCAGCCCGCGGCCTGGCACATCAACGAAGGGCATGCCGCGTTCCTCATCATCGAGCGCGTGCGCCGGATTGTCGCGGGCGGTGTGCCCTTTGCCGTGGCGCTGGAAGCCGTCGCGGCGAATGTCGTCTTCACGACACACACGGCCGTGCCGGCCGGGCACGACCGCTTCGAGGAAGCGGTGATCGAGGGCTACTTCGGCGGGCTGTGCCGCGAGATGGGCATCGAGCCTTCCACGCTGCTGGCACTGGGCGTTTCGCCGGACGGCCCGGGCTTCAACATGACGGCCCTCGCCCTGCGCGGCTCGCGCTCGCGCAACGCCGTCTCGCGCATCCACGCGCAGGTCACCTCGAAGATGCTGCAGGGCTTCTGGCCCGAGGTGGACGCGACCGAGAACCCGATCGGCTACGTGACCAACGGCGTGCACGTCCCGACCTTCCTCGCTTCCGAATGGCCGCCGTCCGCCCACGAGCTGCCGGATGCGGACTTCTGGTCGATCCACCAGCGCCTGAAGACTCGGGCGTTGAAGCACATCGCCACGCGCATGCGGGCTCGCCACCTTCGCAACCAGGGGAGCGAGCCGCACCTCGAGCGGCTGCTGCGGCTCGTCGACTTCCAGCGCACCGACGTGCTCACCATCGGCTTCGCGCGCCGCTTCGCCACGTACAAGCGCGCGGCGATGATCTTCGACGACCTCGACTGGGCCCGCGAGCTGCTGTGCGATCCCAAGCGGCCGGTACTGCTGCTCTTCGCGGGCAAGGCACACCCGGCCGATCACCCGGGGCAGGACGTCATCCGCCGCATCGCCGAGGTCGCCGCGATGCCGGATTTCGAAGGCAAGGTGCTGCTGCTGGAGAACTACGATCTCCACCTCTCGCGCCGGCTGGTCGCGGGCGTGGACGTGTGGCTGAACAATCCCGTCTATCCGCTGGAAGCTTCCGGCACTTCGGGCATGAAGGCGGGCATGAACGGCGTGCTCAACCTCTCGGTGCTGGATGGCTGGTGGGGCGAAGGCTACGAACCGGGCAACGGCTGGGCGATCCGTCCGGCGGCGCCGCACCTCGATGCGCAGGCGCGCGACCGCGAGGAGGCCCGCACGCTCTACGAGCTGCTGCAGGACCACGTGATCCCGCTCTACTACGACCGCGATGGCGACGGGCGCTCCCCGGGCTGGATCGCGATGGCCAAGCGCTCGATGGCCACGCTGCTGCCCAAGTACGACGCCCGCCGCATGCTCGACGAGTACATCGACCACTTCTATCAATCGGCGGCGCACGCGGGCGAGCGCTTCGCAGCCGATGGCTTCGCCGCGGCGCGCGAGCTGAGCGGCTGGCGCTCGAAGGTGGAAGGCGCGTGGCCGGGCGTCGAAGTCCGCTGGGTCTCCGCCCTGCCCCCGCGCGTCACGCTGGGCGATCGCGCGCGCCTCGAAGCCGAAGTGCGCCTGAACGGGCTGGATCCGGATGACGTGCGGGTCGAGATGCTGGTCGAACGAGGCGACCGCGGCGCCCCGCAGCCCGACCGCCTCTCGGCCTTCCTTCGCGCCGATCCCCAACCGCCCCACGACGGCTGGCAGCGCTACGGGCTCGACTACGCACCCGCGCTCTGCGGCGGCCTCTCCTACTCGCTGCGCGTGTATCCCTTCCACCGCCTCCTCGCCCACCACTTCGAGCTCGGCCGCACCGCCTGGTCGAGCACATGA
- a CDS encoding IPTL-CTERM sorting domain-containing protein, producing MRQVDRGLKRSMHPVSAVDQHDYKRGCPVHTQITQRSLCARLLLAVSLLAGSLAASAQVMIVDRGLPNANLNNAAAANRSNFAWADIETLPVTPFLPGDSFTLPAGGPFAVSTIRVWSLSSVGLSLRGGIAGGPIAVVSNTYTATPVTYANAQTYERSIVGGFLPLFQIDFTVNLPLAGGTNYQYFLDGPATPTLPAGDQVGVFLHASNAALSGSPQQGSDGILLFLDNAGTVLTWNAATGAGTYCPGCIGADKVSDGNVQVFAFAGVGAPGTTPVPTLSTPALALLTLLFAGAAFVVMRRRG from the coding sequence GTGCGTCAGGTTGACCGCGGGTTGAAACGGTCGATGCATCCCGTATCGGCTGTCGATCAACACGACTACAAAAGAGGATGTCCGGTGCACACCCAAATAACGCAGAGAAGTCTGTGCGCGAGGCTTTTGCTCGCCGTTTCCCTCCTTGCCGGTTCGCTGGCAGCCTCGGCGCAGGTGATGATCGTCGATCGGGGCTTACCCAACGCGAACCTGAACAACGCGGCCGCCGCGAACCGCAGCAACTTCGCCTGGGCCGATATCGAGACGCTTCCCGTGACGCCGTTTCTCCCCGGCGACAGCTTCACGCTTCCGGCGGGTGGACCGTTTGCCGTCTCGACGATCCGTGTCTGGTCGCTGAGCAGCGTCGGCCTCAGTCTTCGCGGTGGCATCGCCGGAGGACCGATTGCGGTGGTGTCCAACACGTACACCGCGACTCCCGTGACGTACGCAAACGCACAAACCTACGAGAGGTCGATCGTCGGCGGATTCCTGCCGCTCTTCCAGATCGATTTCACGGTCAACCTCCCGTTGGCGGGTGGCACCAACTACCAGTACTTCCTGGATGGGCCGGCGACTCCGACACTCCCGGCGGGCGACCAGGTTGGCGTCTTCCTGCACGCTTCGAACGCGGCCTTGAGTGGAAGCCCGCAACAAGGGTCGGATGGGATCCTGCTGTTCCTCGACAACGCCGGCACTGTCCTCACCTGGAACGCGGCAACCGGCGCGGGCACCTATTGCCCCGGCTGCATCGGCGCGGACAAGGTTTCGGACGGCAACGTGCAGGTCTTCGCGTTTGCCGGAGTCGGCGCACCGGGCACGACGCCCGTGCCGACCCTATCGACGCCTGCGCTCGCCTTGCTGACGTTGCTGTTTGCCGGAGCGGCTTTCGTGGTGATGCGCCGCCGCGGTTGA